Proteins from a single region of Meriones unguiculatus strain TT.TT164.6M chromosome 21, Bangor_MerUng_6.1, whole genome shotgun sequence:
- the Gatad1 gene encoding GATA zinc finger domain-containing protein 1: protein MPLGLKPTCSVCKTTSSSMWKKSPQGDILCHHCTGRGGGGGGAGAAAGGGVAGGFGTATFAGPSAGPPQSNGGGGAKQSKQEIHRRSARLRNTKYKSAPAAEKKVSTKGKGRRHIFKLKNPIKAPESVSTIVTAESIFYKGVYYQIGDVVSVIDEQDGKPYYAQIRGFIQDQYCEKSAVLTWLIPTLASPRDQFDPASYIIGPEEDLPRKMEYLEFVCHAPSEYFKSRSSPFPTVPTRPEKGYIWTHVGPTPAITIKETVANHL, encoded by the exons ATGCCGCTGGGCCTGAAGCCCACCTGCAGCGTGTGCAAGACCACGTCGTCCTCCATGTGGAAGAAGAGCCCGCAGGGCGACATCCTCTGTCACCACTGCACGGGCcggggcggcgggggcggcggcgcgggcgcggcggcgggcggcggggtCGCCGGCGGCTTCGGCACCGCCACCTTCGCCGGCCCCTCGGCCGGCCCCCCGCAGAGCAACGGGGGCGGGGGCGCCAAGCAG AGTAAGCAAGAAATTCACAGAAGGTCTGCACGGCTCAGAAATACCAAGTACAAATCTGCTCCAGCTGCTGAAAAGAAAGTTTCCAccaaaggaaaagggagaagacatatttttaagttaaaaaac ccTATCAAAGCTCCTGAATCTGTTTCTACCATAGTCACTGCAGAATCAATTTTCTACAAG GGAGTGTATTACCAAATTGGTGATGTTGTTTCTGTGATTGATGAGCAAGATGGAAAGCCTTACTATGCTCAGATCAGGGGTTTTATTCAGGACCAGTACTGTGAGAAGAGTGCAGTACTGACATGGCTCATTCCTACCCTCGCCAGCCCCAGAGACCAGTTTGATCCTGCATCGTATATAATAG GGCCAGAGGAAGATCTTCCAAGGAAGATGGAATACCTGGAATTTGTCTGCCATGCGCCTTCTGAGTATTTCAAGTCAAGGTCATCACCATTTCCTACAGTTCCCACCAGACCAGAGAAGGGCTACATATGGACTCACGTTGGACCTACTCCTGCTATAACTATTAAGGAAACAGTTGCCAACCACTTGTAG